The Echinicola rosea genome has a segment encoding these proteins:
- a CDS encoding M14 family metallopeptidase, translating into MKQIYKNHFGILALASIGLSMCLFSCESSQERKKSLQPEVLEKAFEHYKEAAITHRRFKHVDLQPLIEKHAGTFDVTDLGQSVEGRAIRQLAYGSGETKVLLWSQMHGDESTATMALFDLFNFLEGSGDDFDQIRNAIRDQLTLHFIPMVNPDGAERFTRRNAYGIDLNRDAIKEVSPEAKILKAARADFGADFGFNLHDQQIYYNVEQTPKPATISVLAPAYNYKTEVNDVRAKAMQVIVGMNRILQKVTPGQVGKYNDAFEPRAFGDNFQKWGTSTILIESGGYPDDLDKQYIRQLNFMIILNALYEIAQGDYNRYAVEDYFRIPDNDNKLMDLLLKNVTIADAKGQYQLDLGIKRRNVETGKGDYHVRGSLDDVGDLSVYYGYKEFDASGMVLKEGKVAEETLDSLSSITPEKALELLSAGNLAVRVKYAPEEALHELPILVFAGQDSIPSGTTTGSAANFFLESNGQRTHAIVNGYLINLQKPMVKGLKQRVW; encoded by the coding sequence ATGAAGCAAATTTATAAGAACCATTTCGGCATTCTGGCATTGGCTAGTATAGGCTTGTCCATGTGCTTGTTTTCATGCGAATCGTCCCAAGAGCGCAAAAAAAGTCTCCAGCCCGAAGTATTGGAAAAGGCATTTGAGCATTACAAAGAGGCTGCGATCACCCATAGGAGGTTTAAGCATGTGGACTTGCAGCCGCTGATCGAGAAGCATGCCGGGACGTTTGACGTGACAGATCTGGGCCAGTCCGTGGAGGGGCGGGCTATCAGACAGCTCGCTTATGGAAGCGGAGAGACCAAGGTGCTGCTGTGGTCTCAGATGCACGGGGATGAAAGTACGGCCACCATGGCGCTTTTTGACTTGTTTAACTTCCTGGAAGGCAGTGGTGATGATTTTGACCAAATACGAAATGCCATTCGTGATCAATTGACGTTACATTTTATCCCGATGGTAAATCCTGATGGTGCGGAGCGGTTTACCCGCCGCAATGCTTATGGTATCGACCTGAACCGGGATGCCATCAAGGAAGTCTCTCCAGAGGCCAAAATCTTAAAGGCAGCGCGGGCGGACTTTGGAGCGGACTTTGGCTTTAACCTGCATGACCAGCAGATTTATTATAATGTGGAACAAACTCCAAAGCCCGCAACGATTTCGGTATTGGCACCTGCCTATAATTACAAAACGGAAGTGAATGACGTCCGTGCCAAGGCCATGCAGGTGATCGTGGGCATGAACAGGATCCTCCAAAAAGTAACTCCCGGCCAGGTAGGCAAGTACAACGATGCCTTTGAGCCCAGGGCCTTTGGTGATAATTTCCAGAAGTGGGGCACGAGCACCATCCTGATCGAGTCTGGGGGCTATCCCGACGACCTTGATAAGCAATACATTCGCCAGCTGAATTTTATGATTATCCTAAATGCCCTCTACGAAATTGCCCAAGGTGATTATAACCGCTATGCAGTGGAGGACTATTTCCGCATTCCGGATAATGACAACAAGCTGATGGACCTGCTCCTGAAAAATGTAACGATCGCTGATGCCAAGGGCCAATATCAGCTGGATTTAGGAATCAAACGGCGCAACGTGGAGACGGGCAAGGGAGATTATCATGTGCGGGGCAGCTTGGATGATGTGGGCGACCTGTCTGTGTACTACGGATATAAGGAATTTGATGCCAGTGGAATGGTGCTGAAAGAAGGCAAAGTGGCCGAGGAGACCTTGGATTCACTTAGCAGTATTACTCCTGAAAAGGCCCTTGAGCTGCTGAGTGCCGGAAACTTGGCGGTTAGGGTAAAGTATGCACCTGAAGAGGCACTGCATGAGTTGCCCATCCTGGTTTTTGCGGGGCAGGACAGCATTCCCAGCGGTACCACGACAGGTAGCGCTGCCAATTTTTTCCTAGAAAGCAACGGCCAACGGACCCATGCCATAGTCAACGGCTACCTGATCAATTTACAAAAGCCAATGGTGAAGGGACTGAAGCAGCGGGTGTGGTAG
- a CDS encoding ArsR/SmtB family transcription factor yields MELRRDVFQAIADPTRRAIIMLVAIQAMTPSAIAGNFDSSRQTISKHIQILTECELLEQEQSGREIYYQLNPEKLKSIADFIEPFRQFWDERFNKLEAVMKNYQPKKEGD; encoded by the coding sequence ATGGAACTACGAAGAGATGTATTTCAGGCCATTGCCGATCCCACGCGGAGGGCAATCATTATGTTGGTGGCGATTCAGGCCATGACGCCTAGTGCCATCGCGGGAAACTTTGACTCCTCCAGACAGACCATTTCCAAGCATATCCAGATCCTTACCGAGTGTGAATTGCTGGAGCAGGAACAGTCCGGTAGGGAAATCTACTACCAGCTGAATCCAGAAAAGTTAAAGTCTATTGCGGATTTTATCGAACCTTTCAGGCAGTTTTGGGATGAGCGGTTTAATAAACTGGAGGCAGTGATGAAAAACTATCAACCTAAAAAAGAAGGTGATTGA
- a CDS encoding SRPBCC domain-containing protein produces the protein MALKTNVHAEDGKQEILITREFDLPLDLLFKAYMEPEIVEQWMSTKVLKLENRQHGSYRFETTDPMGNKHGFHGTIHDFVLNEKITRTFEMENADFGAQLEFLEFESLHEGTSKLSMHVIYRSVAIRDKILQLPFVQGINLAHDRLEEVQKSS, from the coding sequence ATGGCACTCAAGACAAACGTTCATGCAGAAGATGGCAAGCAGGAAATTCTTATTACGCGGGAATTTGACCTTCCGTTGGACTTGCTTTTCAAGGCATATATGGAACCCGAAATCGTGGAGCAATGGATGAGTACCAAAGTGCTAAAGCTCGAAAATCGACAACACGGAAGTTATCGGTTTGAGACCACAGATCCAATGGGTAATAAGCACGGCTTTCATGGAACGATCCATGATTTTGTCCTCAATGAGAAGATCACGCGAACCTTCGAAATGGAGAATGCAGATTTTGGCGCCCAGTTGGAGTTTTTGGAGTTTGAGTCACTCCATGAGGGCACCAGCAAACTCAGCATGCATGTCATCTACCGCTCGGTAGCCATCAGGGATAAAATCCTCCAGCTCCCCTTCGTCCAAGGCATCAATCTGGCACACGACCGATTGGAGGAAGTTCAGAAGAGTAGTTAA
- a CDS encoding DoxX family protein: MKKRNRIIYWIATVWLALGMVSTGIVQLIQMEEEVQMMEHLGYPVYLLTILGVWKVLGTVAILIPKFPLVKEWAYAGFFFAMSGAVCSHLAVGDEPITLFGPLLLVVLTLISWYFRPEERKTIAVARKATNK, translated from the coding sequence ATGAAGAAACGGAACAGGATTATCTATTGGATTGCCACCGTTTGGCTGGCATTGGGGATGGTGTCCACGGGCATTGTCCAGTTGATACAGATGGAGGAGGAAGTGCAGATGATGGAACACTTGGGCTATCCTGTGTACTTACTTACGATATTGGGAGTGTGGAAAGTGTTGGGTACGGTGGCCATTTTGATCCCTAAATTTCCATTGGTGAAAGAATGGGCATATGCAGGTTTTTTCTTTGCGATGTCAGGAGCGGTGTGTTCGCACCTGGCCGTTGGTGATGAACCAATTACACTTTTTGGCCCCCTGCTCTTGGTAGTATTAACCCTTATTTCTTGGTATTTTAGACCTGAAGAGAGAAAAACTATTGCTGTAGCTCGCAAAGCAACGAACAAATAA
- a CDS encoding iron chaperone: MDKPKDVDSYIANATEEARSVMDELRSIIKSAMPEAEEGISWNVPIYKYHGILVGFSVAKHHVSFGVDSLQEEDRKILKELGYKTGKKTIQIKFDQEVPAVIIKRLVLAQAEVNELNIKNR, translated from the coding sequence ATGGACAAGCCCAAAGATGTAGATTCATATATAGCCAACGCCACCGAGGAGGCTCGATCGGTCATGGATGAGCTGAGAAGCATCATTAAATCTGCCATGCCCGAAGCAGAAGAAGGTATCAGTTGGAATGTGCCCATATACAAATACCATGGGATATTGGTCGGGTTTTCTGTAGCCAAGCACCATGTAAGCTTCGGGGTGGATTCGCTACAGGAAGAGGATCGAAAGATTCTTAAAGAATTAGGTTATAAAACCGGTAAAAAAACGATACAGATTAAGTTTGACCAAGAGGTGCCTGCAGTAATAATAAAACGCCTAGTACTTGCTCAAGCTGAAGTTAATGAACTAAATATCAAGAACCGATGA
- a CDS encoding YdeI/OmpD-associated family protein, protein MNPKVDFFFDKDTQWKEAYGQLRKIALECGLTEELKWGVPCYTSPSGKTGKQANVVLIHGFKEYCALLFHKGALLKDTEGLLIQQTENVQAARQIRFTDVQEILSHRSALKTYIFEAIEVEKAGLEVKLKKTKEFSMPDEFKEYLEDRPELKAAFEKLTPGRQRGYLLHFSQPKQSKTKVSRIEKAIPRIFDGLGLND, encoded by the coding sequence ATGAACCCAAAAGTTGATTTTTTCTTTGATAAAGACACCCAATGGAAGGAAGCGTACGGCCAATTGAGGAAGATAGCGCTTGAATGTGGACTTACGGAAGAGCTGAAGTGGGGTGTGCCATGCTACACTAGTCCATCCGGCAAGACAGGAAAGCAAGCCAACGTGGTATTGATCCATGGATTTAAGGAGTACTGTGCGCTGCTGTTTCATAAGGGCGCTTTGCTTAAGGATACGGAAGGCCTGCTGATCCAACAAACGGAGAATGTACAGGCTGCCAGACAGATTCGGTTTACTGATGTTCAGGAAATTTTGAGCCATCGTTCGGCACTGAAAACCTATATTTTCGAGGCCATTGAGGTGGAGAAGGCTGGCTTGGAAGTGAAGCTCAAGAAGACAAAAGAGTTTAGTATGCCTGATGAATTTAAGGAATATTTGGAAGACCGCCCTGAGCTGAAAGCGGCTTTTGAAAAGCTGACCCCGGGGAGGCAGCGGGGGTATTTGCTCCATTTTTCCCAACCCAAACAGTCCAAGACCAAAGTGTCCCGGATTGAGAAAGCCATTCCGAGGATCTTTGATGGTCTAGGCTTGAATGATTAG
- the ccsA gene encoding cytochrome c biogenesis protein, which yields MLLLLLTFATAMAVATFMENDFGTAVAWAVIYESWWFEMVMVLLAVNFVANIKRYHLFSRQKWPIGLFHVAFIVVIIGAGITRYFSHTGTIHIREGQAQNIYFTQEKYLQVQQNDPDNSQHFQKPIKLTSQTFRPQEVAVPNSNGLKIRISDYIPHGRPTFEKGEEDYLDIALTLGEGREDIILPIGKSLPMKELHLATQPQAAHPIKIYKGDSSWMISTDVHLQVMQMSNQNLGVLHAGETKPLKLRSLYQWENGAFLIKATYEGSQLAYVEEKDPKLAEQLPDVVALEVLDKTGNILQKNHVQSVKLNPSWNHFTYQGKNYQFTYGPKARQLPFSLYLKDFEMQRYPGSQSPSSYASKVMVEDKEQSFDFRIYMNNVLDHGGYRFYQASYDTDEQGTVLSINQDKLGSTLTYIGYFLLGLGMFFTLFTLNSRFQYLNKHLQKIKKVAPLLLIFLSGTNIAQEMPKTAAWVVPEKQANMYGQLVVQDLDGRMKPLGTLANEIVRKLNGKSTITLEDEQLELSPEQFLLAIQMYPEMMGSLPIIKIDKQKGLHIYEALELPASGKVSFLDFVDDEVQYKLQAKVEKANLLKPSERNEGDNELLKVDERFNIFFGLLTGDFLKLFPNRLDENHTWFTRDNSTQNFPEEDVKFVRHITGIYLQGLQQGLETDNWQKANESLEYIDLYQRKAGEAVYPDDRRLQAERFYNQLNLGNRLFGIFWLLGIVMLGIAIWQTFTENKWTKRLWRAGMVLSGLGMLAFTFHLGLRWYIAQHPPWSDGFEMLVFVGWGVLLFGLLFSRKSRFTVPLGLLFSGTLLFVAFLEWLNPEITNLMPVLHSYWLKIHVAIIVSSYAPLALAAVMALLSMILLIFSPKSPLANWWRSLLELTIVNEMAITIGLFLLTIGTFLGGVWANESWGRYWAWDPKETWALISILVYASVLHLRLIPGLKNFMVYQLASLWAFASIIMTSFGVNYYLSGLHSYAKGDPVPIPSWVYWCVAILLVISIGAILRYRNFPATIKTYLRV from the coding sequence ATGCTTCTTTTACTGCTTACCTTTGCCACCGCCATGGCAGTGGCCACGTTTATGGAAAATGACTTCGGTACGGCAGTGGCATGGGCGGTCATCTACGAATCCTGGTGGTTTGAAATGGTCATGGTCCTGCTCGCCGTCAACTTCGTCGCCAACATCAAACGATATCATTTGTTTAGCCGTCAAAAATGGCCCATCGGACTTTTTCATGTCGCCTTTATCGTGGTGATCATTGGCGCGGGCATTACCCGGTATTTTAGCCATACGGGTACCATTCACATCCGGGAAGGGCAAGCCCAAAACATCTACTTTACCCAAGAAAAATACTTACAGGTACAACAAAACGATCCGGACAATTCCCAACACTTCCAAAAACCCATCAAGCTCACCAGTCAAACATTCCGGCCACAGGAAGTGGCTGTGCCCAATAGTAATGGGCTGAAAATCCGCATTAGCGATTATATTCCTCACGGCCGTCCGACATTTGAAAAAGGGGAAGAAGATTACCTGGACATCGCGCTTACCCTAGGAGAAGGGCGGGAAGACATCATCTTGCCTATCGGCAAAAGCCTCCCCATGAAGGAGCTTCACCTGGCCACACAACCACAAGCAGCCCACCCCATCAAAATCTATAAAGGTGACAGCAGCTGGATGATCAGCACTGATGTGCACCTACAAGTCATGCAGATGAGCAACCAAAACCTGGGCGTCCTCCATGCTGGGGAAACAAAGCCCCTAAAGCTTCGGAGTCTCTACCAATGGGAAAATGGGGCTTTCCTCATCAAGGCCACCTACGAAGGCAGCCAACTGGCCTATGTGGAAGAAAAAGATCCGAAACTGGCCGAGCAGCTCCCCGATGTGGTGGCCTTAGAAGTACTGGACAAAACCGGAAATATCCTCCAAAAAAACCATGTACAGTCAGTAAAGCTTAACCCCTCTTGGAACCACTTCACTTATCAAGGTAAAAACTACCAATTTACCTATGGCCCCAAGGCCCGGCAGCTGCCTTTTTCCTTGTACTTGAAGGACTTTGAAATGCAGCGCTATCCCGGCAGCCAGAGCCCCTCCAGCTATGCCAGTAAGGTAATGGTCGAAGATAAGGAGCAATCCTTTGATTTTAGAATCTACATGAACAATGTACTTGATCACGGTGGCTACCGCTTCTACCAAGCCTCTTACGATACAGATGAGCAGGGAACAGTACTCTCCATCAATCAGGACAAACTGGGCAGTACATTGACCTATATCGGCTATTTCCTGCTTGGCTTGGGGATGTTCTTCACCCTTTTTACACTCAACAGCCGCTTCCAGTACCTCAACAAGCACCTCCAAAAAATCAAAAAAGTAGCGCCCCTGCTGTTGATTTTCCTGAGTGGTACCAATATCGCTCAAGAAATGCCCAAAACGGCCGCGTGGGTGGTGCCTGAAAAGCAGGCCAACATGTATGGGCAATTGGTCGTTCAGGATTTGGACGGCAGAATGAAACCCCTGGGCACCCTGGCCAATGAAATCGTCCGTAAACTGAACGGAAAATCCACCATCACTTTGGAAGATGAGCAGTTGGAGCTGAGCCCCGAGCAATTTTTGCTGGCCATACAGATGTACCCAGAAATGATGGGCAGCCTTCCGATCATCAAAATAGATAAGCAAAAAGGTCTTCATATCTATGAGGCCTTGGAACTGCCCGCATCGGGCAAAGTGAGCTTTTTGGATTTTGTAGATGATGAAGTTCAATATAAGTTGCAGGCAAAGGTAGAAAAAGCCAACCTGCTCAAACCCTCTGAGCGAAATGAAGGCGACAATGAACTTCTCAAAGTAGATGAACGGTTTAACATTTTCTTCGGACTGCTCACAGGTGATTTCCTCAAACTCTTCCCCAACCGCTTGGATGAAAACCACACTTGGTTTACCCGGGACAATTCCACCCAAAATTTCCCTGAGGAGGATGTGAAATTCGTGCGGCATATTACAGGCATTTATCTACAGGGGCTACAGCAAGGACTGGAAACTGACAATTGGCAAAAAGCAAATGAATCCCTAGAATACATCGACTTGTACCAGCGCAAAGCTGGCGAAGCGGTCTATCCCGATGACCGACGGCTACAGGCCGAACGGTTTTATAACCAGCTCAACCTTGGCAATCGGCTTTTCGGCATCTTCTGGTTGCTAGGAATTGTTATGCTAGGAATAGCCATCTGGCAGACATTTACCGAAAATAAGTGGACCAAAAGGCTCTGGAGAGCAGGAATGGTATTGAGTGGGTTGGGTATGCTTGCCTTCACCTTTCATCTGGGTCTTCGCTGGTACATCGCACAGCATCCTCCTTGGAGTGACGGGTTCGAAATGCTCGTATTCGTGGGCTGGGGAGTTTTGCTTTTCGGGTTGCTTTTTTCACGAAAGTCCAGGTTTACAGTACCACTAGGGTTGCTATTTTCGGGTACTTTGCTATTCGTAGCCTTTTTGGAATGGCTCAATCCGGAGATCACCAACCTCATGCCTGTGCTGCATTCCTACTGGCTTAAGATCCATGTGGCGATCATCGTAAGCAGCTACGCACCCTTGGCACTCGCCGCTGTCATGGCCTTGCTCAGCATGATTTTGCTGATTTTCTCCCCCAAAAGCCCCCTTGCCAACTGGTGGAGAAGCTTGCTGGAGCTGACCATTGTCAATGAAATGGCCATTACCATTGGGCTGTTTTTGCTCACCATCGGTACTTTCTTGGGCGGCGTCTGGGCCAATGAAAGCTGGGGACGCTACTGGGCTTGGGACCCAAAGGAAACTTGGGCGCTGATTTCCATTCTCGTATATGCCAGTGTACTGCACCTGCGGTTGATTCCGGGCCTAAAAAACTTTATGGTCTATCAGCTGGCCAGTCTCTGGGCATTTGCCTCCATCATCATGACATCCTTCGGGGTCAACTATTACCTTTCTGGCTTGCACTCCTACGCAAAAGGCGACCCTGTGCCCATTCCATCGTGGGTGTATTGGTGCGTGGCCATTTTATTGGTCATTTCCATCGGGGCTATTTTGCGGTACAGAAATTTCCCTGCCACCATAAAAACCTACCTCAGAGTATGA
- the nrfA gene encoding ammonia-forming cytochrome c nitrite reductase → MKNWILFLITAVVVFLLAMLAYSIMDRKNEAKYAYQPKVEIGNIEPRDSIWGLNYPRQYQSYMKTKDTSFHSMYNTSGHVAVLEEDPELVILWAGYAFSKEYNQPKGHAHAVEDIRQILRTGGPMEPGEGPMPSTCWTCKSPDVPRLMKEIGVTEFYSKKWSDLGAEVINPIGCADCHNPETMNLTITRPALVEAFEAMGKDINAASHQQMRSLVCAQCHVEYYFDKNAPDKKGAQYLTFPWKDGMDVESVESYYDKLDFADWVHPISKTRMLKAQHPDYELFSLGVHAKRGVSCADCHMPYKTEGGQKFTDHHIGSPLSNVENSCFVCHREKKEDLITDVYDRQRTIKKGSQKLMQLIAKAHIEAGKAWELGATEEQMAPIQEGIRHAQWRWDYAVASHGAAFHAPLPTSSIVTSGTSIIEESRLQLARLLADLGHNKPVEMPDFNDTEALQAYIGMDMEKERADKAQFLEEVVPKWLEEGKKREAGYSIEMISNE, encoded by the coding sequence ATGAAAAACTGGATTCTCTTTTTAATCACGGCAGTAGTGGTCTTCTTATTGGCCATGTTGGCCTACTCCATTATGGACAGAAAAAACGAAGCCAAATATGCCTATCAGCCAAAAGTAGAAATAGGAAATATCGAACCCCGGGATTCCATTTGGGGGCTGAACTACCCCAGGCAATACCAGTCGTACATGAAAACCAAGGACACCAGTTTTCATAGCATGTACAATACTTCTGGGCATGTCGCCGTGCTGGAAGAAGATCCCGAGCTCGTAATCCTTTGGGCAGGATATGCCTTCAGCAAGGAATACAACCAGCCCAAGGGACACGCCCATGCGGTAGAAGACATCCGTCAGATACTCCGGACAGGTGGCCCTATGGAACCGGGAGAAGGCCCTATGCCCAGCACGTGCTGGACCTGCAAAAGCCCTGATGTACCCCGACTGATGAAAGAAATTGGTGTGACGGAATTTTACAGTAAAAAATGGTCTGACCTAGGCGCGGAAGTGATCAACCCGATCGGCTGTGCAGACTGCCATAACCCCGAAACCATGAACCTCACGATCACGCGACCTGCCCTAGTGGAAGCCTTCGAAGCCATGGGAAAAGACATCAATGCAGCCAGTCACCAACAAATGCGAAGCCTCGTATGCGCCCAATGCCATGTGGAATATTACTTCGATAAAAATGCACCGGATAAAAAAGGAGCCCAATACCTTACGTTTCCCTGGAAAGACGGCATGGATGTCGAATCCGTCGAATCCTACTACGACAAGTTGGACTTCGCCGACTGGGTACACCCGATCAGCAAAACCCGCATGCTGAAAGCCCAGCACCCGGATTATGAGCTCTTTTCTCTGGGTGTACATGCTAAAAGGGGCGTATCCTGTGCCGATTGTCATATGCCTTATAAGACAGAAGGTGGGCAAAAATTCACCGATCACCATATCGGCTCACCACTGAGCAACGTCGAAAATTCCTGTTTTGTCTGCCACCGAGAGAAGAAAGAAGACCTCATTACCGATGTCTATGACCGGCAACGTACCATCAAAAAGGGATCCCAAAAACTTATGCAGCTTATCGCCAAAGCCCATATCGAAGCAGGCAAAGCTTGGGAACTCGGTGCTACAGAAGAACAGATGGCGCCTATCCAAGAAGGTATCCGCCATGCCCAGTGGCGATGGGATTATGCCGTGGCCTCTCACGGAGCGGCCTTCCATGCCCCACTGCCGACGAGCAGCATCGTCACCTCGGGAACCTCCATCATCGAAGAATCCCGGCTCCAATTGGCCAGGCTCTTGGCTGATCTAGGACATAACAAACCTGTGGAAATGCCGGATTTTAACGACACCGAAGCCCTCCAAGCGTACATCGGCATGGACATGGAGAAGGAGCGGGCAGATAAGGCACAATTTCTCGAAGAGGTCGTTCCTAAATGGCTGGAAGAAGGCAAAAAAAGAGAGGCCGGCTACTCGATAGAGATGATCTCCAATGAATAA
- the nrfH gene encoding cytochrome c nitrite reductase small subunit, which yields MGFWQTTKRTLFRWKLIPPHRWRRPAIVLVAAIVGLGIYVLKLSNAASYLSDDPQACVNCHLMTPQYITWTHSSHREVAHCNDCHVPHDNVFNKYFFKAKDGLYHASIFTLRKEPEVIRALAPSQAVIQSNCIRCHQDQVTDARMTATIANHQEMRTDRTCWECHRDVPHGKIKSLSSVGYQIEPIKEYAPKDLEVIPAWLKSSMQKQNNQHESND from the coding sequence ATGGGTTTTTGGCAAACCACAAAACGAACACTGTTTCGGTGGAAACTCATTCCACCGCATCGTTGGCGAAGACCGGCTATTGTGCTGGTGGCGGCCATCGTGGGGTTGGGGATCTATGTCCTTAAGCTTAGCAATGCAGCTTCCTACCTTTCGGATGATCCGCAAGCCTGTGTCAACTGCCACCTGATGACTCCCCAGTACATCACATGGACGCACAGCTCCCATAGGGAAGTGGCGCATTGCAATGATTGCCACGTGCCACATGACAATGTCTTCAACAAGTACTTCTTCAAGGCAAAAGACGGGCTTTACCACGCATCCATCTTTACACTAAGAAAAGAGCCAGAGGTGATCAGGGCCTTGGCACCTTCCCAAGCAGTGATCCAAAGCAACTGCATTCGCTGCCACCAAGATCAGGTCACCGACGCCAGAATGACGGCCACCATCGCCAATCACCAAGAAATGCGCACTGACCGTACCTGCTGGGAATGCCACCGGGATGTTCCCCACGGCAAGATAAAAAGCCTCTCTTCCGTGGGCTACCAAATCGAACCCATCAAAGAATATGCTCCCAAAGACCTGGAGGTAATCCCTGCTTGGCTAAAATCCTCCATGCAAAAACAAAACAATCAACACGAATCAAACGACTAG